Within Flavobacterium pisciphilum, the genomic segment AACGCTTGATGGCGATTTAGGCAAGTTTGTAGTAACACAAGCTGCAATTCATAAATATTCATTTAAAACGCCTACAATTAGAAACATTGAACTTACTGCTCCTTATATGCACAATGGGGTTTATAAAACTTTAGAAGAGGTTGTTGATTTTTACGAGGATGGTGGCGGAATTGGTTTAGGATTTGAGCTTCCTACCCAAACATTACCTGAAGATAAATTGAACTTAACCGATAAAGAAAAGAAGCAACTTGTTGATTTTATGAAGACATTGACTGATGAGAGGTATTTGAAGAAAGTGAAGAGTTAAATGTGGAAAGTTAAATGTGGAAAGTTAAATGTGAAATGTTAGAAGTTAAATGTTAAACGTGAAAAGTGAAAAGTGGAAAATTAAAGGTTAGGCAGATGGTAATGCATGATGTAGAGTAAAGACTATATGTGTTGTCATCTTGAATGGAGTAGAAAGATTTCTTAATGATAACTAAAGGATTTATGTCCGTTGGTCAAAAGAGTAATGCCGTTCATCAAACTAATTTTATTAGCGATTATAGTTTATGCTCCTTTGCAGCAAATTAATAAAAACTATTATCATGAAAATTCACAAATTAGTATTGTTGACTACACTTTTCTTATTAAGCTTAATTTCAAGCAAACTTCATGCACAATCTCCATTACCAATTCATTTTGGTATAAAAGGAGGTGCAAATTATTCAGAGCTACCAGTTTCTGGTGGATTTGATTCTAAATACGCATCTGGTTATTTTGGAGGTGCAATGGCACGTTTTGATGTAGGGAGGTTTTATATCCAAAATGAAATTTTGTATAGTGAGAAATCTTCTAAAATTGAAAAGACTTCTTTAATGGGAGCGCAAAATGTAAAATGGAAAAGCATTGAGATTCCATTAGTTATTGGTTATAAAGTGATCGATGTTGAAGCTTTTAATGTGAGAGTTTTTGGAGGTGGAGTTTACTCTTATGTTGTTGATGAAAACATTACGTCTTTGAACCAGTTAAAAAACTCATTTGGAAAATTTAATAAGTCTAATATAGGATATCAGGTTGGAGCAGGAGTAGAGATGTGGAAGTTTACTTTGGACTTTACTTATCAAGGTGGTTTAAATAACATAAGTAAAGACTTTAGTTCTAAAGCAAATTCATTTAATGTAGGTATTGGGTATTTTATATTTTAAGGTTTCTTTTATAGTTACCCCTTTAGTAGCAGCAAAGAATTTTTTTGGTTCTTTGCTGCTCTTTTTAGAAAATATCAAATTACTTTTGAGTACTAATTTTCCCATACTACTAATTTCCTTTTTTAGATGAATACAAAAGACAGAGATTTACATAGGGCATTTATTGCCTTTTTTTGGTGCCTGTTAGGGATAACCATTTGGGCACAAATGATTGAGGATTATGATATTGTATCAACTACTTATCAAACCGTTTTTATATTATTATTTTCAAGTATTTTTGCTCATTTTCTTAGTGATGTAATGCTTCCTAAGGCATTACGCAAAAATAAAATGCGACCATTTGTAGTACAAGGGATTCTTATGGTTTTGGCTTTGGCATTTTTTTTCGCATTGATTACTACTATTTTTTCCAATGACGCTTCAAGAATGAAATTATATCCTGATGAGGATGGTTCGAATTGGTTTCTTTTCCTATGGGCGAGATTTTACAGCAGTATTCCTTCAGCACTTTTAATTAATGGTACAACCTGTGGTCTTCGATTTTATCAAGAGCACAACATCATTGAAAAGAACCATGCACGATTAAAACGCGCACATCTTGAAGCACAAATAAAAATTTTGCAGGATCAGATTAATCCACATTTGATGTTTAATATCCTCAATCATATTCATATTTTGATGCAAAGTAATGTGAAATTAGCTTCGGACTTATTGATTCAGTTTTCGGATATTCTCAGGTATCAATTGTATGAATGCAACAAAGAATATGTTCCGCTACATCTAGAGATTAAATACCTAAAAGATTTAGTTGCTGTCGAGAGAACAAGATGGGGTGATGAGTTGGAAGTGGAAACAAAATGGAATATAGAAGATGGGAAAATCCAAATTGTACCTTTACTCTTAGTACCTTTAATTGAGAATGCCTTTAAGCACGTTTCAAGATTACCAAGCCAAAAAGGGTATGTTCATTTAACTTGTGAACAAAACAACAAACAACTCGTTTTTAAAATAGAAAACTCATACACTGAACAATATAAAGTCCCGTCTAAAAGCCAAGGGTTGGGTCTTGAGAATGTTAAAAAAAGACTTGCGATTCAGTATCCAGATCGATACGAGTTAAAAATAAATAAAACCGATTCAGATTTTAAAGTTATGCTAGTTTTGAATCTACAATGAGAAGAACATTTTTAGCTACAGATTAGAAGGATTTTACAATATTGAATAAAAGGAATAGATCGGTAAGCTATTTTAAAAGTTAGATTAAATACAACATCAGTTAAAACATATATATTATGAATATGAAATGCCTTGTAATAGATGATGAGCCTATAGCTAGAAATGGGATTGTAGATTTCATTTCTAAGATTGATTTTCTGGATGTAATAGGTACTTGTGCTTCGGCTCTTGAAGCCACTTCATACATTCAGGAGAAGCAGGTAGACTTGATGTTTCTGGATATTAATATGCCTTATCTTTCGGGATTAGAGTTTTTAGAGTCTTTGGATAATCCGCCATTGGTGATTTTTACAACAGCCTATTCTGAACATGCTTTGGATGGATATCGCCTGCAAGTGGTTGATTATTTGCTAAAACCTATTACGTTTCAACGTTTTTACCAAGCTTCTTTAAAAGCCAAGCAATGGCATCAAATGGTTGGTACTTCTAAACAACCCCAGTTAGATCCGTTTCTTTATGTACGTCAAGAAGAGGGGTTTCAAAAAATATCATGGGTTGATATTTTATATATTGAAGGAATGCAGAATTACGCCAAATTGCATTTTAAAGATAAAGTACTTGTAATTCATCAGACTATGATTTCTCTAGAAGAAACACTTCCAGCGGCTATTTTCTTTAGAATCCATAAATCGTTTTTAGTAAATATTACCCATATCGATTCTGTTTCTGGTGGACGTTTGTTTGTAAAAGGACAAGAACTACCTATTTCAAGAACTCGTAGAGAGGAGTTGTTGAAAGAGGTAGTCTATAAAAATTTATTAAGCAGATAGATTTAAAACTTCCACTTAAGGGCTACTGCTCCGTAGAAAGTAGTGGTGAATCTTGGGTCAGCTAGGTCTTTTTCTCTAAAAATATCTTTTATTTTTCGGTTATTGGTCGTAAACGAACGAAACAAAGTTGACCCAACAGTAGGTTCTAATGTCCAATATTTGCCCAATTTTACTCGTGGTTTAATACCAGCAATAATTTGTTGGTAACCCAATAATGTCGATTTTCCGCCTATATTGGTTTCCGCTGTCATTCCGCCTAATTCAACAACAGCATTTAAGTCAAGTTTTTCATTCATTCGGTAACCTAATTCCAATCCTTCTGGGAAGTTGATTTTAAAATGCAACGGACTATGAGATTCCCAATTAAAATAAATTCCAGGAAGTACCATTGGAACACCAAAACTATTGGTAAGTACTGGTCCCACACCCAAAGCTAAATTAGGATTGAATTGTTTGATGAAAAGCACCCCTCCTTGAATCAAGACATCATCTTTGTTGATTTGCTCTAGATCAGTATAAACCCCAACAGAAGCCATTATTAACAGCGACCAAGACTTAGAAATTGATCGTAAGTGCTTGACACCGATTTGAGCATTCAAAATCTCTGTAGGGAATCCATTTGGTAATACTTCAGGAAGAGTTGTCGTGTTATAATCTCTATTTTCCATTTTGGCATACCCTCCTTGAACTCCAATTGACCATAGTCTAGGATTGTTGTATTTATCCATTTCTAAAGAAATGGGAACCTCAAGAGTTATCTGAGCTCTTTTAAAATTACTTGTTGCATCGGTTTTTGAGCTGTCAATTGGTCGAACATAATTAGAAAATGGAACATAATCGATTTTTGCTTCTCCTGATATACCCGATTGTGCTTTCGCAGAAATTGACAGCAATAGGAAAAGAAATAGTTGCGATAAATAAAAAACAGTTTTTTTCATGATTTTGATTAAAATTTTCCACGAAGAACTATGTTCTATTGCAATCCTAAAAAACCGTTTGACTAATGGTTAATATCTGTTGACCAATGGTAAATATTAATGTATATCAAAATTATATAAAACAAGAAAAAGCCTCTCTTTCGAAAGGCTTTCCATGAATATTTTGTGATTTATAATTTTACAATTTAAATCCGTATGCTAATCGCAATGCAATTTGATTCGTGTTGAATTTTGTGTAATCTTCATATCGTACACTGATATCAACATATTTATTGGCATATCCAATTCCAGGAGCCCATAAAAAAGTAGTGTCATTATATCCGTTTGTTACTGCAAAACCAGCACCTACTTCACCTAATACATAAAATTGATCTTCCCAAATAAAAGCTTTAAAACCAGCTTTGGCAGGTATGAAACCTAAGTCTTTTGCATCATCTTTGTTGATGAACAAATTTGTAAATCCAGTTGTTAGGGTTAAAGACGTCTTCATAGATAAGTCATATTGCAGTCTAACATCTCCACCTAAAGACCAATCATAGACCTTATTTGTTGGAATCCCACCATTTAAACCAAATCCTAAACGGAAACCTTGGTCGTATTTTTTTATTTCGGTGTTTTGTTGAGCTGTTGCAGATGTATATATAATTGCAAAAACTGCAATTAATAGCATTTTTAAATTGATTGTCTTTTTCATGATATCGGAATGTTTAGTTTATTAATGATGTAAAAGTAGTAGTAGGGTAGTGTGAGAACGTTATATAATTCTTAGCTTTTATTATATAATATTGAGGTTACCAGTAAATTGAATAATAAATAGGCTTATAAATTGAATAATAGGGAAAGAATTCAAAGCTTCTAATTATCTTTGCAGACTTAAAAAAAAATAAAGTGAACTTTTCTCAATACACAAAAGAATTTTCTTATAATATAAAATTAGCATATCCCATAATATTAGGAATGGTTGGACATACCCTTATCGGTATTGTTGATAATATAATGGTAGGGAAATTAGGAAGTACAGAACTAGCGGCAGTTTCGTTAGGAAACAGTATGATTTTTATTGCCATGTCATTAGGAATTGGATTTTCGACCGCAATAACTCCTATAGTTGCTGAAGGGGATGCTGAGAAGAACCCCGATAAAATCCGCGGAGCATTTCATCATGGATTGTTTTTGTGTACAGTTTTAGGACTAATGCTTTTTGGGGTAATTGTTTTGGCAAAGCCATTAATGGAATTACTACAACAACCAGCCGATGTAATTGTTCTTGCAAAACCGTATCTTGACTGGGTCGCTTTTTCATTGATTCCTTTAATCATGTATCAGGGGTACAAGCAATTTGCTGATGGACTTTCGCTTACAAAATACTCGATGTATGCTATGGTTATGGCAAACGTACTACACATAGGTATAAACTATTTATTGATTTATGGTATCTGGATTTTTCCAAAGATGGGAATTATCGGAGCTGCTTTAGGTACTGTAATCTCAAGAATATTTTTGGTGATGTTCATGCATATTATGATTTCGAGAAGAGCCGAATTAAAACGTTATTTCCAAGGTTTTAGTTTTGACCAAATCAAAAAAGAAACAATTAAAAAAATTATAAGTATAGGATTCCCATCTGCCATGCAAATGCTTTTTGAAGTTGTATTGTTTGCATCATCAATTTGGTTATCTGGTAATATTGGTAAAACCAGTCAAGCAGCCAATCAAGTTGCGTTGAGTTTAGCTTCGATGACTTTTATGTTTGCCATGGGATTAAGTGTAACTTCCATGATTAGGGTTAGTAATCAAAGAGGACTGAATAATTATAAAAATCTAGTGGTAGTGGCACGTTCTATCTTTTTACTTGCGATTATAATCGAAACAGTTTTTGCAATTTTGTTTGTAGTATTCCATAATTACTTGCCAGATATCTTCTTGAATATGGAAAATAGGGAACAAATGCTGGATAATAATGAGGTAATAGCTATTGCATCAAAGTTACTTTTAATAGCGGCAGTTTTCCAAATTTTTGATGGAATTCAAGTAGTTGTCCTAGGAGCATTACGTGGATTGCAAGATGTCAAAATTCCAATGTATATTACATTTGTAGCCTATTGGATTATCGGTTTTCCTATTTCATACTATTTAGCTGAATATACCGATTTAAAAGCAGAAGGAGTTTGGATAGGTCTTTTGGCAGGATTAACTGCAGCGGCTATATTTTTGTATATTCGTTTTCATTACCTGACAAAAAAATTAATCAATAATTCAGTTTCAAATTCATAAATTTGAAGCATAATAAACGCAGACATAACAAATCTGCAGATAAAAAATAGTCTGCCTAGCAGATAAATAGCAAAATAAAATAAAAACAAAAATGGAATTACCTAAATTTTTACTCGGCGACAATACAGATTTCCCAGATGATATCTTCATTATTCATCTTGATTACCCAAGATTTATCATTAATTTAAAAGATGATGAGGTTGAGTTTATGGAAGAAGCAGAAGATCTTGATGAGGCTGAATTAAATGCTGAAATGGAAGGATTGATTGTTCTTGCTAATGAGTTTTACGATAGAGAAATAAAACTTTACGAAGAGTAAACATCTTATTTTAATTTAAATATTTTTTTCAACACTTTAAAAATTCATATTAAATGAAAAAATTCGCTTTCTTAAAACCTATTTTTAATTTTATAGCAATTGGGCTGCTAATTACTACATTAAGTCGAATATTTTTATTTTTTATATTTAAGGATAGAGTAGTTGAAACTCCAAATTTCTGGTACATTTTCCCAATTGGGTTGCGAATGGACTTGATATTACTATGTTATTTGTCATTTTTACCAGCGCTATTGGTTACTTTGTTACCGAATAACTGCATCAAATTCACCAATAAGTTCTTGGTGTTTTATAGTTTCTTATTTCTTTTTCTGATTCTTTTTGTAGAATTGGCGACACCAGATTTTGTGAAACAATACGACACACGTCCAAACAAGATATTCTTGGATTATTTGATATACCCAAGAGAAGTAGTAGGGATGCTACTAAAAAGTTATTTGGTTTCTATCATTGTTACTTTTATAATTTTAGGAGTTGTATTGTATTTTGCTTTTAAGAAAGGAAAGAAATACTTTCATACTCATCCAGCAGATTATAAGTTCAAATTAATTATATTCCCATTAGTGGCTTTTTTATTGTTCTTTGGAGCACGTTCTAGTCTTACATCTAAGCGACCAATTAATGCCAGTAATGCGGTTTTTTCTACAGATCAGTTAACGAATACGTTAGGTTTAAATTCATTTTATACAGTAGCTTTTGCAGCTTACTCTATTAAAAATGAAGGAAACACTAAGATGTATGGTAAAATGGAGGAAGCAGAAGCGATTGCTCGTGTAAAAAAATACATGACGGTAAATCCGGATGCTTTTACAGATCCAGAAATTCCATTTCTACACATTCAAAACCCCGACACACTTTTAAAACGACCATACAATTTGGTTATCTTTTTACAAGAAAGTCTTGGAGCAGAATATGTTGGGATTTTAGGAGGTAAGCCATTAACTCCAGAGTTTGATAAGCTTTCAAAAGAAGGCTTACTTTTTACTAATTTATATTGCACAGGAACGCGTAGTGTTCGAGGAATTGAAGCTGTTGTTACAGGATTTCTTCCTTCTCCATCAGAGAGTGTAGTGAAATTAGGAAACTCACAACAAGGATTTTTTACCTTGGCAGATGCCCTAAAACAAAAAGGATACGAAACGAGTTTCATCTATGGAGGAATGGCTAATTTTGATAATATGGCTTCTTTCTTTAACGGAAATGGATTTCAAGATATCGTAGATCAAGAAGATTTTGATGGCGATGGACATAAATATGCGTTTAAAGGAACTTGGGGATATTCAGATGAAGATTTAGTTGTAAAAGCAAATAATTATTTCAAAGCCAAAGGTGATAAACCATTCTTTTCATTAATGTTTTCTACTTCTAATCACGAGCCATTTGAGTATCCTGAAGGAAGAATTAAACCATACGATAAGAAATCTGCAACGGTTAATAACGCTATGAAATATGCCGATTTTTCGATTGGAAAATTCTTCGAAATGGCTAAAAAAGAAGCTTATTTTAAAAACACTATTTTCATTGTAATTGCCGATCACAATACAAGAACATACGGAAAGAATTTAGTGCCAATAAACAAGTTCCATATTCCAGCATTAATTATGGGACCTGGTGTTCCTAAAGGGAAAGCCTACGATAAATTAGCTAGTCAGATTGATATTCCGCCTACTTTATTAAGTTACGTTGGTGCACAGTTTGAAACGCCAATGGTAGGAAGAAACTTAACTCAAATTGGTCCAGATGTAAAAGGAAGATCAATCATGCAGTTTAATGATATCAATGCTTTTAGAGTAGAGAATAAGGTTGTAATCATGCAACCAAATTTAAAACCACTACAATTTGAAATTAAAAATGATACTACTTTAGTTCCTGTTAAACTAGACGAAGAACTTGCAAAAGATGCTTTGGCACATGTAGTAACAGCAGGAAATCTATACAAACAGAATAAGTATAAACTTAGAAAGAAGAAGTAGATTTTTTAGAGAAAGTTACTGAGTTACTAAGGTTCTGAGGAGCTAAGTTTAAGTGAGTTTTTAACTCAGGAACTTAGCATCTTAGAGCCTTTTTTTTAGGATAGTATATTCTAGGTGAGTTGCTAAGTGGCTAAGACTCTGAGGTGCTAAGTTTAGGCTGAGTTTTTAACTCAGGAACTTAGTATCTTAGAGCCTTTTTTAAGGACAGTATATTCTAGTGAGTTGCTAAGTTTAAGTTGAGTTTTAACTCAGAGACTTAGAAACTTAGCGACTTAGAACCTTTTACTAAAATACAACTCCAATAAAACACTAGCTGCAGCAAAGGGTGAAAGCTCATCATTTTGCACTGCTTTTTTGTTTTTATCAAGTTGGGATATGATTTCGGGATGATTGTAGAAGTTGTTTTTTAATTGCTCATTTATGGCTTCCATCATCCAAAACTGATTTTGTTCTTTTCTTTTTTCTTGAAAATAGTAAGTGTTTTTTGCCATTTCAAGATAATCAAGAATTGTTTGCCATACTTCAGGAATTCCTTCGTGAGTAATAGCACTACAGGTAGATACTGTAGGTTGCCATCCAGATTTTTTGGCAGGGAATAAGTGCAATGCTCTATTGAATTCTGTTTTGGCAAGTCTTGCTTTCTTAATGTTATCGCCATCGGCTTTGTTAATGACTATAGCATCAGCCATTTCCATGATTCCTCTTTTGATGCCTTGTAATTCATCGCCAGCACCAGCAATTTTTAGTAATAAGAAAAAATCAACCATGCTGTGAACTGCGGTTTCGCTTTGACCAACACCTACCGTTTCAATTAATATTGTATCAAATCCAGCTGCTTCACAAAGTATAATGGTTTCTCTGGTTTTTCGAGCAACACCACCAAGGGTTTCTCCTGAAGCACTAGGACGGATAAAAGCATTTTCATCTTTAACGAGTTCTTCCATTCGGGTTTTATCGCCTAGGATACTACCGTGTGAAAATGAACTACTAGGATCGACTGCTAATACAGCTAGTTTTTTTCCTAATCCGGTGAGTTGTTTACCAAAAGCTTCAATAAAAGTACTTTTTCCAACGCCGGGAACTCCGGTAATTCCTATTCGAACCGATTGATTGGCATGAGGCAAGCAGCTGTTAATTATTTCATTTGCTTTGGCTAAATGATCAGGATTGGTACTTTCTATTAGAGTAATTGCTCTGCTTAAAGCGGTTATGTTACCAGATAAGATACCAGAAACTAATTCTTGTGCAGAAGGTTGAATTCGTCTAAAACGTTGAATTTGCTCAATTGATGCTCCGCTGGTGATTTCAGGTTGTGAAATTCCAGGTTTTTCATTTAAACTACTTCCTTGTTTTTTATGTGTTGACAAATTCTTTTCTTTTGAAAGGTAAAAGTAATCAAAACAAAAACAGTTTCAAAAGTAGAAAATTGCTTTTGAAACTGTTTTTGTGAATTTGTTTGACACTGCTTGGATTAATATGCTGCAGTAAAACGTACTTGGTGATGTTTAGGAGTTTCAACTTCATCAGCTATAACTACTGCCAAATCTTCTACAGATAAAATACTTCTTTGATTTTCATCAAAAACAGGATTATCTAATCCTAAGCGATATTTACCAGTTCTTCCTGTGGTGATTCCTGGATGCATTTCGAAAGCAGGGCTAAAAAATGCCCAATCCAAGTCTTTTTCCTCTTTCAAAATATTCAAATAATCTCTTGCAGCCGATGCTCCTGCATAATATTCTTTTGGAAAATCAGGTGTATCTACAGCTTGTAGATTTGGAGCCACAAATAAACTTCCTGCACCACCAATTGTGATAAAACGTTTCACTCCTGATTGTTTTACAGCTTCCTGAATAGATTTTGAACCAGCAATGAAATCAGCATAAAGATTTGGGTTAGTCCATCCAGCATTGAAAGCGCTAACTACAACATCATTTCCTTTTAGGATAGCTGCTAATTCTTTTGTGTTTAAGATATCTGCTGTTACCCAAGTTACATTGGTAGAATCTTTAGGATTTCTTGCAATAGCAGTAATTTCGTGTTTGCGATTTGCTAATTCGTTTAAGATTGTTGAGCCAACAAAACCTGTTGCTCCGATAATTGCGATTTTCATGATATATAATTTAATTAGTAATAAAAAATGTTACAGTTTAGTCTAAAAAAATAGCTTAGAATTGATTTGAAAAATTTTCTAATGTGATTGTGCTTAATTGCGCATTTATTTTTTCGTTGATATCAGCATATAATAAGTCTAGATTTTCGTTTATTTTCTTTCCAACTGGACAATCTGGATTAGGTTGATTCTTTGCATAACCAAGATTTACAGTATCAAAAGTCATTTTAAAAATTTCAAGTAAAGTAATTTCAGCTGCTGGTTTTAATAACCGTGTACCACCATTTTTACCTTCCTTGCTCTCTACAATATGATTCTTTTTTAGGTTTGAAATTTCTTTTCTTACCAAAACAGGATTCAAATTAATGCTACCCGCAATGTATTCCGATGATAGATAATCATTGGGGAATTTTGAGAGTAGAGTTAGAATATGTGTCGTTATGGCAAACTTACCTGAAATCATACTGTAATAAAATATGTTACAAATTTACAGGTTTATATTAAACTGACAAAATAATTTACTTTAAAATTAAATAATTTAAGAAGATATTAAGTAGTATTTTTGTTTTTTTATTGAAGATGAGCAACTTTATTTTAATATTTGTTTTTATCAGTGCTGGACTTATATTGCAAAATATCAAGGGTTTCCCGGTACATATTTACAAAACGTTAAACAAAATTGTAATTTATTTATGTCTTCCTGCTTTGGCATTATATTTTATTCCAAAGATAGAGTGGAGTACTGAATTGTTATTTCCTATAGGAGCAGCTTGGATTAGTTTTGTAGTTGCTTTTTTTCTTTTTTCTATTTTAGGAAAAAAGTATGGTTGGTCTAATAAACTAATAGGGTGTTTAATTCTCACAGCGGGATTGAGCAATACCTCTTTTTTAGGATATCCTATAATAGAGGCCTTGTATGGAAAGCAAGGGCTAAAAACTGCTATTTTGGTCGATCAGCCAGGATCCTTTGTCGTAATTTCGACATTGGGAGTTTTCGTAGCAGCATTTTATTCAAAAGGCAGTCCAGACGCACAGGCAATCACTAAAAAAATATTGCTTTTTCCACCATTTATTACGTTTGTCTTAGCTTGTTTTATGAACGTTTTTGGTTAT encodes:
- a CDS encoding AEC family transporter, with the translated sequence MSNFILIFVFISAGLILQNIKGFPVHIYKTLNKIVIYLCLPALALYFIPKIEWSTELLFPIGAAWISFVVAFFLFSILGKKYGWSNKLIGCLILTAGLSNTSFLGYPIIEALYGKQGLKTAILVDQPGSFVVISTLGVFVAAFYSKGSPDAQAITKKILLFPPFITFVLACFMNVFGYDFDGNLQFAFQKLGSLVTPLALLSVGLQLRFEKNSRHWRFLTLGLFFKLIITPLLFLVLYVFILKQNSSVIKVTIMEMAMAPMITGSILASTYGLKPRLSSMMIGFGIPISFVTLAFWYFIMSFI
- a CDS encoding DUF6268 family outer membrane beta-barrel protein; translated protein: MKKTVFYLSQLFLFLLLSISAKAQSGISGEAKIDYVPFSNYVRPIDSSKTDATSNFKRAQITLEVPISLEMDKYNNPRLWSIGVQGGYAKMENRDYNTTTLPEVLPNGFPTEILNAQIGVKHLRSISKSWSLLIMASVGVYTDLEQINKDDVLIQGGVLFIKQFNPNLALGVGPVLTNSFGVPMVLPGIYFNWESHSPLHFKINFPEGLELGYRMNEKLDLNAVVELGGMTAETNIGGKSTLLGYQQIIAGIKPRVKLGKYWTLEPTVGSTLFRSFTTNNRKIKDIFREKDLADPRFTTTFYGAVALKWKF
- a CDS encoding sensor histidine kinase; this encodes MNTKDRDLHRAFIAFFWCLLGITIWAQMIEDYDIVSTTYQTVFILLFSSIFAHFLSDVMLPKALRKNKMRPFVVQGILMVLALAFFFALITTIFSNDASRMKLYPDEDGSNWFLFLWARFYSSIPSALLINGTTCGLRFYQEHNIIEKNHARLKRAHLEAQIKILQDQINPHLMFNILNHIHILMQSNVKLASDLLIQFSDILRYQLYECNKEYVPLHLEIKYLKDLVAVERTRWGDELEVETKWNIEDGKIQIVPLLLVPLIENAFKHVSRLPSQKGYVHLTCEQNNKQLVFKIENSYTEQYKVPSKSQGLGLENVKKRLAIQYPDRYELKINKTDSDFKVMLVLNLQ
- a CDS encoding LytR/AlgR family response regulator transcription factor — protein: MNMKCLVIDDEPIARNGIVDFISKIDFLDVIGTCASALEATSYIQEKQVDLMFLDINMPYLSGLEFLESLDNPPLVIFTTAYSEHALDGYRLQVVDYLLKPITFQRFYQASLKAKQWHQMVGTSKQPQLDPFLYVRQEEGFQKISWVDILYIEGMQNYAKLHFKDKVLVIHQTMISLEETLPAAIFFRIHKSFLVNITHIDSVSGGRLFVKGQELPISRTRREELLKEVVYKNLLSR
- a CDS encoding LTA synthase family protein — encoded protein: MKKFAFLKPIFNFIAIGLLITTLSRIFLFFIFKDRVVETPNFWYIFPIGLRMDLILLCYLSFLPALLVTLLPNNCIKFTNKFLVFYSFLFLFLILFVELATPDFVKQYDTRPNKIFLDYLIYPREVVGMLLKSYLVSIIVTFIILGVVLYFAFKKGKKYFHTHPADYKFKLIIFPLVAFLLFFGARSSLTSKRPINASNAVFSTDQLTNTLGLNSFYTVAFAAYSIKNEGNTKMYGKMEEAEAIARVKKYMTVNPDAFTDPEIPFLHIQNPDTLLKRPYNLVIFLQESLGAEYVGILGGKPLTPEFDKLSKEGLLFTNLYCTGTRSVRGIEAVVTGFLPSPSESVVKLGNSQQGFFTLADALKQKGYETSFIYGGMANFDNMASFFNGNGFQDIVDQEDFDGDGHKYAFKGTWGYSDEDLVVKANNYFKAKGDKPFFSLMFSTSNHEPFEYPEGRIKPYDKKSATVNNAMKYADFSIGKFFEMAKKEAYFKNTIFIVIADHNTRTYGKNLVPINKFHIPALIMGPGVPKGKAYDKLASQIDIPPTLLSYVGAQFETPMVGRNLTQIGPDVKGRSIMQFNDINAFRVENKVVIMQPNLKPLQFEIKNDTTLVPVKLDEELAKDALAHVVTAGNLYKQNKYKLRKKK
- a CDS encoding Rrf2 family transcriptional regulator, with protein sequence MISGKFAITTHILTLLSKFPNDYLSSEYIAGSINLNPVLVRKEISNLKKNHIVESKEGKNGGTRLLKPAAEITLLEIFKMTFDTVNLGYAKNQPNPDCPVGKKINENLDLLYADINEKINAQLSTITLENFSNQF
- a CDS encoding MATE family efflux transporter; this encodes MNFSQYTKEFSYNIKLAYPIILGMVGHTLIGIVDNIMVGKLGSTELAAVSLGNSMIFIAMSLGIGFSTAITPIVAEGDAEKNPDKIRGAFHHGLFLCTVLGLMLFGVIVLAKPLMELLQQPADVIVLAKPYLDWVAFSLIPLIMYQGYKQFADGLSLTKYSMYAMVMANVLHIGINYLLIYGIWIFPKMGIIGAALGTVISRIFLVMFMHIMISRRAELKRYFQGFSFDQIKKETIKKIISIGFPSAMQMLFEVVLFASSIWLSGNIGKTSQAANQVALSLASMTFMFAMGLSVTSMIRVSNQRGLNNYKNLVVVARSIFLLAIIIETVFAILFVVFHNYLPDIFLNMENREQMLDNNEVIAIASKLLLIAAVFQIFDGIQVVVLGALRGLQDVKIPMYITFVAYWIIGFPISYYLAEYTDLKAEGVWIGLLAGLTAAAIFLYIRFHYLTKKLINNSVSNS
- a CDS encoding NAD(P)-dependent oxidoreductase, which produces MKIAIIGATGFVGSTILNELANRKHEITAIARNPKDSTNVTWVTADILNTKELAAILKGNDVVVSAFNAGWTNPNLYADFIAGSKSIQEAVKQSGVKRFITIGGAGSLFVAPNLQAVDTPDFPKEYYAGASAARDYLNILKEEKDLDWAFFSPAFEMHPGITTGRTGKYRLGLDNPVFDENQRSILSVEDLAVVIADEVETPKHHQVRFTAAY
- the meaB gene encoding methylmalonyl Co-A mutase-associated GTPase MeaB; amino-acid sequence: MSTHKKQGSSLNEKPGISQPEITSGASIEQIQRFRRIQPSAQELVSGILSGNITALSRAITLIESTNPDHLAKANEIINSCLPHANQSVRIGITGVPGVGKSTFIEAFGKQLTGLGKKLAVLAVDPSSSFSHGSILGDKTRMEELVKDENAFIRPSASGETLGGVARKTRETIILCEAAGFDTILIETVGVGQSETAVHSMVDFFLLLKIAGAGDELQGIKRGIMEMADAIVINKADGDNIKKARLAKTEFNRALHLFPAKKSGWQPTVSTCSAITHEGIPEVWQTILDYLEMAKNTYYFQEKRKEQNQFWMMEAINEQLKNNFYNHPEIISQLDKNKKAVQNDELSPFAAASVLLELYFSKRF
- a CDS encoding porin family protein, with product MKIHKLVLLTTLFLLSLISSKLHAQSPLPIHFGIKGGANYSELPVSGGFDSKYASGYFGGAMARFDVGRFYIQNEILYSEKSSKIEKTSLMGAQNVKWKSIEIPLVIGYKVIDVEAFNVRVFGGGVYSYVVDENITSLNQLKNSFGKFNKSNIGYQVGAGVEMWKFTLDFTYQGGLNNISKDFSSKANSFNVGIGYFIF